One stretch of Thermoanaerobaculia bacterium DNA includes these proteins:
- a CDS encoding ABC transporter substrate-binding protein: MKKRALAGVAAVFLLLSGCRRGPAGPDEVRVASVPYLSFAPLFIAEDEGDFAREGIAIRWTKLEANAQATAALAAGRLDVSGGIPTIGDLRAIQSGARVRFVADKGYEEAGGCGFTSLLIRPGFPARGGLPTPEDLRGASARTSAGSVVDFLFDRFLAREGVPAAAVRRVNLPAAIVGSALAHGAVDMAMLAEPERTRLLRSGEGRLWMPATDFYPGFQLAYIVFGPRMLGPERALGVRFLRAYLRGIARYRAGKTPRNVEILARRTGLTADLIRACCWIPIRADGEIDASTLQAFQEWAVAGGLLPRPLPLSEIWDPAPLRAARGDRPGS, encoded by the coding sequence ATGAAGAAGCGGGCGCTCGCCGGCGTCGCGGCCGTTTTCCTGCTCCTCTCCGGATGCCGGCGCGGCCCCGCCGGCCCGGACGAGGTGCGGGTGGCGAGCGTCCCCTACCTGTCGTTCGCTCCGCTCTTCATCGCCGAGGACGAGGGGGACTTCGCGCGCGAGGGGATCGCGATCCGCTGGACGAAGCTGGAGGCCAACGCGCAGGCGACGGCGGCCCTCGCCGCGGGACGGCTCGACGTTTCCGGCGGCATTCCGACGATCGGCGACCTCCGGGCCATCCAGAGCGGGGCGCGCGTGCGCTTCGTCGCCGACAAGGGCTACGAAGAGGCGGGCGGCTGCGGCTTCACGTCCCTCCTGATCCGTCCCGGATTCCCGGCGCGCGGCGGCCTTCCGACGCCGGAAGACCTGCGGGGGGCGTCGGCCCGGACGAGCGCCGGTTCCGTCGTCGACTTCCTCTTCGACCGGTTCCTCGCCCGCGAGGGCGTGCCCGCGGCGGCGGTTCGCCGGGTGAATCTCCCGGCGGCGATCGTCGGTTCCGCGCTCGCGCACGGCGCGGTCGACATGGCGATGCTCGCCGAGCCGGAACGGACGCGCCTTCTCCGCTCGGGCGAGGGCCGCCTCTGGATGCCGGCCACGGACTTCTATCCCGGGTTCCAGCTCGCCTACATCGTCTTCGGCCCCCGGATGCTCGGTCCGGAGCGCGCGCTCGGCGTGCGCTTCCTCCGCGCGTATCTCCGGGGCATCGCGCGTTATCGCGCCGGAAAGACTCCCCGTAACGTGGAGATCCTCGCGCGGCGCACCGGCCTGACGGCCGACCTGATCCGCGCGTGCTGCTGGATCCCCATCCGGGCCGACGGCGAGATCGACGCCTCGACCCTTCAGGCGTTCCAGGAATGGGCGGTCGCGGGCGGCCTCCTGCCGCGCCCGCTCCCTCTGTCCGAAATCTGGGACCCCGCCCCGCTGCGCGCGGCGCGGGGCGACCGCCCCGGAAGCTGA